The Benincasa hispida cultivar B227 unplaced genomic scaffold, ASM972705v1 Contig887, whole genome shotgun sequence DNA segment TAGAAATTTTGTTAGGGACTAAATTCAACCATTTTTCTAGAAACTAAAAATGAACAAATATAAGGGTCGATATATTTAAACCTAAAAAGTTATAGTGGTTAGAGGCGAGTGGAGACGGGATATCGTTAATTTCGGGGGAGGgaattagaaagaagaagaagaaagatattgaggaagaagaaggaagaacaaaAACTTTGAACTCTAGGGTCTAGTGGAACTCAATTACGCCTTGAATTTTCTCAATCTCTTCATCGATTCCGATTGAATTCATCATTATTCAGACAAGGAACAGCGATTGAATTCAATATGCATGCGATGGTATTGAATTTGAATCCCTCCCCTTACACCAGACCCCCGCAAACCCTTGAATCTCCTTCTTGTTCTCGAACTTTCAAGGTTCGTTTcatttctctcttttatttaatCCTTTTCTGTTCCTCTTAACCAAATTAACATGTTTATTCTTTGTAGATCTCGAGGTTTTTCCTTCGCCATCTTTCACCTTGGCGGCGATCGTGTCGTTCCCTTCGAGTTCGATTGCCGTCTACCTCGCGCACGCGAGGTATGCTTCCTTCCTTTTATGTCTTCTATTGAAGTGAATTGGATTTGCATCAAGTTCTGGTTGTAGATTCTGTTCGATGATTTTGTTATACTATCATTAGGGTTTATATGCGATTAGTTGTTGTCGAAGTTAGAATAAAAAGGATGCACAAACCCCCTCccccattttctctcttttgagATTATCAATCTTTGTCATTTGATTCGAAAATTGCTGATTTGCAGTTATAAGAGCTGTTGCAACTCCCCATTCGGCACTAGAATTGCCACTGACTGCAGAAAATGTTGAGAGTGTGTTGGACGAGGTTCGACCATATCTTATTGCAGATGGTGGAAATGTGGCATTACATGAAATTGACGGAAATGTTGTACGGTTGAAGCTACAAGGAGCTTGTGGCTCATGTCCGAGTTCTGTTACGACCATGAAGATGGGAATTGAACGCCGTTTGATGGAGAAGATTCCTGAAATTGTTGCTGTGGAACCAATAGCAGATGAAGAAACTGGATTGGAACTCAACGAAGAAAATATAGAGAAGGTATATAAATGTTCTCTTTCTATCGCTTGTATTCATTCTATGATTTAGATGTAACTTAAATGTCGTTTCTAAATCGTATTTTTGCCTTAAACACCCACCCACCTGAAATCTCTAATCTAGAGATACTACTTATAACGAAAGAGAGCTGCTCCCCTTCAAGGTAATTGGACTATTTTTTGGGGAGGAAGAGGCACAATGGTTTAGCTTCCATGGGCTCTCTGTCTTTGATATATATGgttattgaaaaattaaggtTCGGAATGAGCAGGCATTCTTTTTACACGAGTCTCAGATTACCCTACAAAAGATTCCAATTAAACCATGGAACCAATTATCAAACCCTAAACAAACATTTTTCAAGGTAGGTGGCTAGCAAAAACTCTAttgataaaatttattataagcTTCAgcaaaatttttcctaaaaattgATAAACGACACCTAAAAAAAACACACTCCCAAATAATTTATACCATCAAGTGTTCCCTATTGTACACCACTCAATAATCAATTCGAAAATCCACAACCATATTATAGTCTAAGGCCATCTAGAGAAAAACATAAACAATTCTGATCTACACTTTCATCGTAAACCTCAAGACTGTACAATTGTGAAATGTATGGTTATTGAGAAATTAAGGGTCGGAATAAGCAAACATTCTTTTTAGTCAACGTCAACAATACTTCATCTGCCATCTTTCACTTTTTTAAATACTCTTGATAAAACAACCCCTCTTAACTGCTTGCAAACCTATTATTTCTGATGTCATG contains these protein-coding regions:
- the LOC120070071 gene encoding nifU-like protein 2, chloroplastic, with protein sequence MHAMVLNLNPSPYTRPPQTLESPSCSRTFKISRFFLRHLSPWRRSCRSLRVRLPSTSRTRVIRAVATPHSALELPLTAENVESVLDEVRPYLIADGGNVALHEIDGNVVRLKLQGACGSCPSSVTTMKMGIERRLMEKIPEIVAVEPIADEETGLELNEENIEKVLEEIRPYLVGAAGGSLELVGIEEPIVKVRITGPAAGVMTVRVAVTQKLREKIPAIAAVQLL